The genome window ACATCAGCTCAGAGAACAGTCCTGCCCCGTCTCCCAGCTAGGGGGCGCCAAAGACACACCGCCGCCCCCTCAAAGGACACAAAGACAATGCACCGGAAAACAGAACGGCAAAGGGGACAAATGACCCTTATGAGTCCCTTTACCTTCACCCTCTGAGCCCTCTCACCTTACATCTCTCAAGCATTTGCCTTCCAGTCGGGGTTTTTCCAACGACTGCTGCCCGTCCGCCCGACGGCCTCCTTCCGTCTCGCTGTCTTTTACCGCTCCGACATGAATAAGCCTCGTGGAATGCAAACAGCTGATTCAAGCTTGACCTCTCTGACATCCTGGCATTTGAGTTTGTGTAATTCTAGTCAGGCATACGTTCATCAAAGTGTTcccgtgtgtttgtctgcgtttTATCAGCCGGCgcatctctttctgtctgttgcGTAATACTGGCAGGGCGGATGAGGATGGAAAGAGAAACACGCTGAGATGCGAGCTGGGTCCAAAATGTAGAAGATCATTCAAATAacctaacaaaagcagctttgtGATGATAGGATGAATAACAGCGCTGGCCTCATTCAATCATGTCGTAGTTTAGGGATTTTTAGATCGAGGCCATGGTTTGCAGAGCCACCACCACGTGAACATAACACATCTAATATTGTGTCATATCTATTGCTTGGAAGACAAAATGCATTGTGACTATGCAGAAGAAATGTCTTCATTGGCGTTTTCTACAAACCTTGATAGAACAGTTTGAGCAGGAGCGAGGTAGTGAATGTACACCATGCACATGTGTGTCATTCAGTTAATgtccccttttttcttttctataaCATACTGACTTGTATAATTTACCATCATGTAAAATGCAATCTCATGCAGTGTTTATAGTTGGgatatattgttttatttaaaatgcaataaaactgCCTTTTTCGAAACAGTAAAGTCTGGTTCCTATGCTTTTTTAAAGTCTAAAGTCTGTTGTGTGGATGTTTTGATGCCAAACTATTTAATCTGGGAGCCTTGAAGACGTAGAAGCGTGACTGCCTCAGGTCCACGTAGGGGCAGAGATGCATCATCTGCAGTTAACTGTGCTCACATAACTTTAAGAACTGAcacaaaattaaacatttgttcTATATCAATAGTTGACGTGGCAGTAGTTTCATCTGCCGGGCTCAGGAACGCTAACGCAAGCTCCTTCCCCCTGTGCCTCGGTCACCTTTTGTCTTTCCTTTGTATCTTAAGTTTGTAAAGGCTGCATCATCTCCCTTCAGATGGACCTGAAAGACCCGATGTGAGGTCATAGGTTACGATCGCTCATTTATTAACACAGACAAATACGCGGagctaaacaaacagcagccgaaGGCCTGTTGGTAATTGCTGCATATTCATTTTGAAGGAGACATATTTTTACCATGCTGACGTGCTATTTAATTAACTGCCCGGCTGTACATTCTTGGACACCAGTGGGCTGTGAAAAGTGAATTATCCGGCTTTGTTTTTATCAGTAAAAGTGACTACAAGGGTGAAGGCACAGCTGGGCATGGCGCAGCGCCCCATCCTTTAGTGATAAGCACTTTCACTCCCATTTCCATGTCCCACACATGTATGTGCACGTTATCTAAGCAGGGGCCAACGTTCTGTGTAACTAAGCCCACATCGGAGCCAAAGGAACACAGAAAGCCCTCAGCGCTGATCTCAGATCTGTGTATGAATTCTATGTTGTGTTATCTCTGCCCCCTTCTCCCGTCCCCACCATTGGCACTCCCTTTTCCACAGAGTCAGGACATTTATCTCCCACAATGCACACTGgctcacacatatacacaccaCCCAAAACCACTTTACAGTCCGCCCAGACGAGGCTCACGCCCAGCTGGGGTCCTTTAATGGGTCTCACCATGGTACGATGCAATAAATATTGTAGAAATAAACAAACGTACAGTAGGTGACTCTGGTGATggatcctgctgctgcacacggcTTCAGTATTTAGGATTGTGGTTTATATTTGATGCAAGAAGTGGAGGTTCGAGACTTATTTTGGCTGTTGACATCACAAAAAGTTCATACTTAAATTTTATTTCTACCAAATTATAATGACAAATTATAATTACTACTATTcaataatagtagtaatagaAGTTTGACTGTGGACTCTTCATAATCCTGTTCATGCTGTTATAGAAACAGTACTTTATCAACATAAACAGCTGCGGATTAAACGCATCTTTAATTTTTATcatcaacacatacacataatGGTTAATGCTATATTTTGGCTGAGGGCGGTGACACTAGGTTTCATTGTCCGAAGGTTGAGGGATTGACGGTTGACTGGCCAATAGGATTCGAGTTGGTGGCCTCAACAACCAATCACAAGTGAGCTTTAGCGTCGGGCCGTCCCTCTACTTAATTAAATCCACACCAGCGTGGTCGTGGAAGTGTTTAGAGTGAACACTGGTCGCGGAACCACCTTGCAACTTTCTGGGCCTCCAAAACCCGGTCCAGCCTGACAAATTACAATGATAGACGCGTCCGGGGTTCCTCAGAAGGCGCGGGAGTTGAAGTTAAAGTGACTTTTTGACAGCGGAGCTGCTTCCTTGTTCGACAACGGGGTGAAATATCTGAACCTCCTCACAAAGAAACTTTGCTTGCTAAGCTGCTAACTCGCACACAAACCCGAGAAAAAGTACAATCACCGCCGTAAACCCGAGCACAAGCTGCCGGTAGCGGCTCGAGTGTCGAGGTCACTCGCTGCTGGTAGCGGACTTTGCCTGGAAATGAGAGTTATATGAGTCCAGCCTGGGTTTTGTAGCggttatcatcatcatcatcatcatcgtcaccgGGAGGAAGAGTTGCTTCTGGTGACTCCAGCCAGCGGCGTTTCCACACAGCGCCCGCAGGTCTCCGCCGCAGGACGACCCGGTGCTGGGTTCTGCTCAGAGTTCGTTCCTACTGGGACAATGTCTGGCCGAACCGGACCCGGACAGACGAGGGGAGCTGCTTCGGGTCTGCAGCCCCTCAAAGCTACGGTTCCCTATCAGCTGGCCAGCAAGCCTCGACCCAGCCGGAGAGATGGGAAGTCAGGTAAGGTTGGGTCGGGGGCATCGGAACCGACACACGGGTCGATCTGTGCGCAAAAGTTCGTCAAGTACTGAGCGGGTTAAATACATCATGAAATGCGTCCACAACAAAACCAGTAagcattatatatatatctcacaCATCACAATCAAAGTGGATGAAACTTTCTAGGGTGATGTTTGTCATACCACTAGAACTGAGTAGTGAAAGATAAACTAGGCTTTAAGTGTGCTCCACTAGAACAGCTGTTTATTATCAGACacttttgtgtatttgtgtgtgttttcctgcgctTCGTTCGAGCAGCCATTTAGTTCTTTCCACTCACTTTTCAGCACCCCGCGCTGATTCTAGAAAGGTAGGTTCACTTAGTCACCGGACGAACGCAAGCAAGACGTCTGAACATTTCGACTAAAActcgacttttttttttaattaaagggCTTTGTTATTGACTGATGGAAAGCCACGTTTGAATTAGTTGTCGTTTGTGCCACTGACAGCAGGAAGGGCCAAACCTCACCAGCTGAGCCCTGGGATGAGGCGCACCATGTCTCTGGATGCCATCATCGGGCCCTACCTGCAGGGACACTGGCCGAAGGAACCGGAGGCCCAGAGCAGCCCGTCGCACAAGGACAAGTCCACTCAGGTTAGCTACGTGTCACACAGAATCATACCGTTGATCTGCAATGAGGACTGAATGCATTTTTACCCACGTTTATAGAGGAAAAGGTCGCTCGAATAGGGGGATGGAGGGAGTGTCCGGCGCTTGCATAGTTATTACAGAGTGAAAACCACAGCCGTGAGAACAGTCCCTGAAGTCAGCTGACGAGGCCGTTTCAGTTGCACtcatcctctctgctctgtgtgcagGCACTCGCCACTGCTGTTTGGTTGCCCacatcctcctcccccctcttttgtttttgactttttcTGCTTGTTCGCTCTTCTACATGCACAAAGAGAGAATCTGTGGGTGTGGATGGTGTGATGTGGCTGCAGATCAGCCTTTGAGCAAGGCAGCCTGATCTGTGCTAGGTGTGAAAGCATTGGCGAAAGATGTTTTGGAGTTGTGCGAACTCAACCTAACCGTTTCCATGCTCACATTTCTTGTATTACTCACCTGCTTTCTTGTTTTGGGGGCAGCTGACCATGCTGTggtttcctcctccacagaccCCAGACTCGTGGTCAGACAAGTCccaaagcaggagaggaagcagcagcagccacaaacgTTCAGCATCATGGGGCAGTGCCGAGCATCTACGCGAGGTCAGTCCCTGCCTTCTGTTGCTCAACGTGCAGCTCTGCAAGACCCAGCTTTGCTAGTTTCAGTTAGTCACAAAAGGGCAAGGtcttggaaaaaaaagcccgactccttttttttttttttttttaagcattaAGCATCCGGAGATCAATGATGTCATCTTCCCTTTTTAAAGCTCTTAGTAGCACGTTCAGCCTCATCCTTTTTCATCTCCGCTTTTATTTAATGTCATCTAATCACGCCATCACAAACCGTTGTAAAATGTGTCATGTAGGTCTGAAGGACTTCCTCCGTACGTTTGTTTTTGCGTGCGTGTCTGTAAGTGTGCAAGCCTTATTGACTGACAATAACCTCCTGTCGGTTGCAGATCGCCAAActaaaacaacagctgcagcagcgcagaaAACCCTCAGCCTCTGGAGGACATGACAAAGACTGCCAGCGTGGCTATCCTCAGGAGAGCCGTGGCCTAGGAGCCACACAGGTACATAAACACACTACGCCACCTGCTTCATAGCTGTAGCTTATGTGACCTTGACAAACTTTCTATTCATCCAACCTGCCAGCGATGACTATCCGTTATTTGATTCATCAACGTGAATAAGGAAACGGAGCAGCCCATTGCAGGaagtgaataaaataaaacactgaggcAACAGGAAGGCGACTAGATCGCTTTGCTTCTGCTTTTCAGAACCAAGTGCATGGTTCTGCTTTTCGCCACAGCtgtttggctgctgcagctAGACAAATAAGAAGTATATGTAAGAAGTAAATCTGATTTTCTATAGTTCCTAAACTTTACACATGAAGATCTGCATAAAGCCTGTAATactgatctgatctgatttaaaaaaaaaaaaaaaaaaaaaaaaaaggctacaTTGAAAACTCCCAAAAGTGAAGCCGCCTGAATTCCAGCTGCCCTGTTTGCGTGTCCTCAGACTCAGCCCATTCCCATCCCTCTCGCTCCCTTGTCCACACTGGTCCCTCGTCTGCGCTGCAGTGTGGAGGGTCTCAACCAGGAGCTGGAAGGCATGTTCATCTGCCAACCACAACATCCTGAGCACGGGGTAACACAGAATATATTAGTGGTCTCGGAGTTCATATTTATTAGACAATGTAATTaaagagttttttttcttttttcttgtaTTGTCAGCTTCTTGATGTTCCGGACGGCCATCGGGCTCCGGTCCctcctcacagctgcagcagcgggtCCCAGAGTGACCCCATCACCACACCCCTCTGCTCATCCCCCACCTCTTCCCCCTGCAACTCtcccatctccacctccacctccccaccTAGCTCTGAAGACGTTCCCCTGGACCTGCACCTGCAAGGTTGGTTTGATTAGGAACTCTTCAGAGCTCTTATCTTTAAAAAccaaatcatttttaaagaccCCCTGACCATAAACAGTAGAGCAAATTCAAAAATCAAAATCACGGGTTTTGCTGAAGttatgtgaaaaaaaaatggtATCACTTCAAAATTACAAACTAATTTAAGTTTAGACTAACATAatttaaaatagaaatagaCTTGTCATAAAAACAGAAAGTAATCGTTGCATCATTCACATCTGCTACAGCCAGCAGTCACAGCTCAAATTTAGAACCACTTTTTTTTCCGAGCACATACAGTCACATTTGAATCTGCACATGCAGACAAGCATACGTGCTCTTTCATCAACAGCAGCTGAAGTTTCTACAGGAGTAATATTGCTTATTTGTGTATAGACATGTGAAGCCCAGTACTTGCAACCAAACTAGAAATCATTTTCATAGTAACAGTGCTGATTCCATTTACTTGCCATAAATAAAATTAGCACATTTCATCAAATCTTCTATTTTaaactctctttttttctccttcttgttTTCAGGGTTAACGGACAGCGCTGAGACGTGTCTCCTGTCTCCGTTCTCCACCCAGAATGAGGCCGACCTCTCCCTGCCTCTGCTAATGTCCTCCTCCCCAGGGcccaacaaaagctgctgctttcaaAGAGAACCTCCAGAGGGCTGTGAAAAGGTCCGGTTCTGGGAGGAAACAAGGTAAATGCTTTGTACTGGAATTAGCCTGCACCTACAATTAGATCCACACTATAGTAAAGTACACGAATAATGTACTAAGCCACAGTAAATGGTGCTGTGGGCAGTGTGTGGACGCCCCCTGGTGGTAACTAAGAGATGTAGAACCAAGGCTCATTTCCACCATATTCTTTTGAAAGTCTTAgttctgtgtttatttcctcttttGATTCTGTAGTGCTCCACCTGAAAACAAACCATCTCTCATCTCTTCCTGCCCGGACCCCAACAAGATAAACTTCACCCCTCACGGGGGCTCTGCCTTTTGCCGCGTTAGCCTCCTCAATTCTCTGCTGCCTTCCGTGGACCTGTTGTTCCGCAGCCTCGTCCCAGCGGGCGGTTGCTCGAACCAGAGCACGAGCTCCTGCCAGACATCGCCCTCCGGCAGCCGGGCCGCTCCTCCGGATCCTCCTGCTGCTAGCACCGCTGCCGTTATTGGGGACGGCCCTGGGGAGACGCTCGCGTTCTGATCTTTTCTGTGGTAATGATCATGCATaatccaaatgttttttttgttttgttttttttaaatgatccaGGCCAGATTTGTTGCTTTATTTTACATACTGTTCATTAGATTTAgatgttcattcattcatttagatttaagataaaatttacaacaaaaaaaaacgcttTATCAAATGCCTGTTTTGCATTTGCACCATTTCTGAAATAACTTGAATCTGATTTTGCTTTTTCAATTTCCCGATCGAAAGATCAAGTTCTTGGACAAACTCTAATGAGGGAAGGGCGTTTAAAATGGGAAGGATTACTGATTACTGACCCCTCACCTGAAGCACAGATCTATTTTCCCCAAGAAGCCATTGTAAACTTGTTTGTTGAACTGTTCATTGCAGCTTATTATCTGCATCACAATGTTGGGCGTCTGGGTCTCTTGGATATTATTTCTTAAGGTATTTATGTGTAACTCACCCTACACTGTTTTTACACAACTCTACTTTGCACCTGGTGCTGATGTATGAAGCATGACAAATCAGTTgggtactttttttttttttactctattCAAAAGACGCAATGAAATCCCATTTTTGATTATTTCAGATGGAAGGGCATTTTCCAGTTGCTGAACTTGGGTAGCATCAATACCTAACCTTCAGCTCCTGTTTTCCTGCTTTAAAAGTTATATACAAATGTTGTTTACTAGCAGAGAAAGTAACATGTGCACGTTAATGGATAAACACCTGTTGCTTCTCCATGTTCTAGATGTGTGCTAAAGGCATGTGATGTGTTCAAGGTGTCTAGTTAACTGACTAACCAGTTTTAGTGGTGTAGAGTTGTCATGTTAATTGTTTCTCTAAagacatatatattttttgttttgctgacaagttgatgttttatttcttgtagAAACGTTTGCACAAATCGAACTGCTACTTTTGAGTTGCaattcttatttttatattcacTTTTATACCTTTAGTGTATATGTCATAATAgtaatgtgtgttttctacATCTTTTTCAGATAACCTGCAACATAAgctaaaaaaattatatataaatatatctgTTCATTTTAGTTATGTTCTGTGTGTATAATCGAGGCGTTACAGGAGATGATGTATCTGGTGGGAGTCAGTTTGAGCACATGGATGCAGAGTCAACAATCGATACACTTTTCCTTGTTTGGGTTCTTGTTGAAATGCTGATTATTTGAAAGCGTGTGTTTCCTCATTAGCCTCCGTTTGGGTGTGGAAGCTGTAGACGAGCTGTTATCTCAGGTTCTGTGTTCTATCCACATGCGCGTGATTGATTGTGCTGTCCTTGATTATTAAAGTGCTCTGGTCCGAATGTCTGCAGCGACTTGTGTCTCTAATATCACAACTCGGACTACAACGTGGACGCTTGTGTCGAATTGCGCCGCACGCGCTCCACGGTGCGGCAGATGTGCGGCGGCTGTCGTTGCGCCGCGCTATtggccggcggcggcggaggaggcggagacgCTCGTGCCGGTGAGGAACGGCAAAGCGATCCGCCGCAGAAACCCGCATTCTGAGGCTGTTCGTCGGGGGGAGATTATCCACCATGTCCATATTCGCGCTCGTCGCCAAACAGGTCAAGACCCATCCGTCTGTAAGTCCGAGCCACCGCTGTTTAAAGCGATTATTGTTTGTATCTGTGGACGCTATGTAGGCGCGTCCTCTATATTAAACCCCTCCAATGATTCATACGAGCTGTGGTAATCAATAGCGTTTactgtttttatatatttgccTCGCCTCTGTTATTGTCAACATTATATTCTATAGGACACGTCTGATCCAAGCAGGTCTATGACTCCCACATTCCTCAACAGATAACGGTTTAAAATATATCATAAGGGGACAAATTACCTAAAAAGGAGCCATATTATAATATGTAAAGTGTAAAGTTGTGTATTAAGTATTTCCATAATCCCTCATCTGGTGTTATTGCGTTGCTTGTCTAGCTTCATGATCAGGCGTTTttggcattttttttaatggcatCCTGAAACGCGTCGCAGCCAGGTGTCTGTCTGCGCAAGAGCGATTAATTAAACTGGTATTAAAGTGTTTCAGTTCATTACTGGGAATCGGGCCGCATCAATAACCACATCCAGCCATGCACGCAGAGCGGAGCAGCACGTACAGGGAACTATAGGAACTATATGACACGACTCAAGGGCACGTTAGAGCGCGTGGCCTGCTCATTCAAGGACGACTGGGAAAATCGGTTTGCTTTACGGTAGCCGCCACTGGAGCGGTGTGTGTCACCATTGTTGTTGATTAACCATGTAAAATTAACCATGGGTTAATTCGTGCCTTTTATTTCTATGTGGGGATTTAATTATGAATTATATAAACATCTGTGTTTTGACACAAATAATGATCCGTGTCTTTATCCACCAGCTGATccctctcttcatcttcattgGTGGTGGAGGAACCATGGGCTTATTGTACTTGGGTCGGTTGGCTCTGAAAAACCCTGATGTCTCGTAAGTCCTGCCTTATACTGTGGAaaacacaaattataataatgttAAAATGTATGACATACAACATATTAAACATTATATCTATATACAATGGAATGAATAGATTATAGTGTGTATAACAtcacagaataaaaaaataaaacgatataaacaataaacaattcCCACTTGAGCATGATTTacaaaatacaataattaaacaataattattttCTCAGGTGGGACCGCAAAAACAACCCTGAGCCCTGGAACAAAATAGAACCCAATCAGCAGTACAAAGTAAGGTTTTATCAGGACATTTTGAAGCATGTTGATCATTAACAACTCTTTATTTGCCCAGATGGACTTTAAGTATATTCATTATATGGGGAGAGGTTGTAATTGTTTTGCTATCTTGCCTTAATGTCTATATTGCAATTGTTGTACTGATTGTGGACACTTGTTGCTGTGTGTgctttcagctttttaaggttAACATGGACTACtccaagctgaagaaggacagGCCTGACTTCTGAGTCACTCTTCTGGTTCTGACTACAGCAGTTGCACTTTCTTTATATTGGAAATAAAGTCATGACAGTAATTGAGTATGTGGTACACTCATTCAGTATGTTCATTTCTCCAGGGGCAAAGAGGTTGTTCACTATATAAACgactgtataaataaaacaggTGACCACCTGTTTCAATATTTGCTGTATTTATGTATGACTATGTTAAGTTAATAAAGTATTTCAACCATATCTCTCTCATTTACGTGTTTTTTGTATCACTGATTTTTTATATCAGTGATTTTTAAGCACATTAAGCACACAAAAAGGAGGTTTTCACATacgtttttatatttgtatgttttagtgCCGTGAATGAAATCATGATGTTAAATCTACTAAACAGTTTGCTTAAAAATGATGTCTTTGCTTTCTGTCAGTTTCCATTGCGTTGTTGTTAAACAGCAGAGGGCATTATTacagaaataaatgataaaatatgtTGTGACCAGACAAGAAATGACACATAATGAAAATCACTCAAATCtggaaattattttaatttaaatcattTGTCAAATTTGATTTATAAACAATGTTGTCTCACAAttcataatatataatatttttatatagaaTATAATTCAGCATTGGCTAAAAATCTAAATCGGAATTATTCTTCTACTTTTTGATTGGTGACGCTGTCGCTGTGCTTGGTCAAATTTAatagtagaagaagaaaacgTATTCTCGCGAGGTCAGGTTACACTTAAATGTTACGCGGGAATCCTTCCGTCGTATCCATGGACGAATCAACAGTAGCAGCTAACAGACTGAATGTTTCAATAGATAATACGTACA of Betta splendens chromosome 19, fBetSpl5.4, whole genome shotgun sequence contains these proteins:
- the LOC114846077 gene encoding protein FAM117A-like isoform X1, producing the protein MSGRTGPGQTRGAASGLQPLKATVPYQLASKPRPSRRDGKSAGRAKPHQLSPGMRRTMSLDAIIGPYLQGHWPKEPEAQSSPSHKDKSTQLTMLWFPPPQTPDSWSDKSQSRRGSSSSHKRSASWGSAEHLREIAKLKQQLQQRRKPSASGGHDKDCQRGYPQESRGLGATQTQPIPIPLAPLSTLVPRLRCSVEGLNQELEGMFICQPQHPEHGLLDVPDGHRAPVPPHSCSSGSQSDPITTPLCSSPTSSPCNSPISTSTSPPSSEDVPLDLHLQGLTDSAETCLLSPFSTQNEADLSLPLLMSSSPGPNKSCCFQREPPEGCEKVRFWEETSAPPENKPSLISSCPDPNKINFTPHGGSAFCRVSLLNSLLPSVDLLFRSLVPAGGCSNQSTSSCQTSPSGSRAAPPDPPAASTAAVIGDGPGETLAF
- the LOC114846101 gene encoding cytochrome c oxidase subunit NDUFA4-like is translated as MSIFALVAKQVKTHPSLIPLFIFIGGGGTMGLLYLGRLALKNPDVSWDRKNNPEPWNKIEPNQQYKLFKVNMDYSKLKKDRPDF
- the LOC114846077 gene encoding protein FAM117A-like isoform X3; protein product: MSGRTGPGQTRGAASGLQPLKATVPYQLASKPRPSRRDGKSAGRAKPHQLSPGMRRTMSLDAIIGPYLQGHWPKEPEAQSSPSHKDKSTQTPDSWSDKSQSRRGSSSSHKRSASWGSAEHLREIAKLKQQLQQRRKPSASGGHDKDCQRGYPQESRGLGATQTQPIPIPLAPLSTLVPRLRCSVEGLNQELEGMFICQPQHPEHGLLDVPDGHRAPVPPHSCSSGSQSDPITTPLCSSPTSSPCNSPISTSTSPPSSEDVPLDLHLQGLTDSAETCLLSPFSTQNEADLSLPLLMSSSPGPNKSCCFQREPPEGCEKVRFWEETSAPPENKPSLISSCPDPNKINFTPHGGSAFCRVSLLNSLLPSVDLLFRSLVPAGGCSNQSTSSCQTSPSGSRAAPPDPPAASTAAVIGDGPGETLAF
- the LOC114846077 gene encoding protein FAM117A-like isoform X2 gives rise to the protein MSGRTGPGQTRGAASGLQPLKATVPYQLASKPRPSRRDGKSGRAKPHQLSPGMRRTMSLDAIIGPYLQGHWPKEPEAQSSPSHKDKSTQLTMLWFPPPQTPDSWSDKSQSRRGSSSSHKRSASWGSAEHLREIAKLKQQLQQRRKPSASGGHDKDCQRGYPQESRGLGATQTQPIPIPLAPLSTLVPRLRCSVEGLNQELEGMFICQPQHPEHGLLDVPDGHRAPVPPHSCSSGSQSDPITTPLCSSPTSSPCNSPISTSTSPPSSEDVPLDLHLQGLTDSAETCLLSPFSTQNEADLSLPLLMSSSPGPNKSCCFQREPPEGCEKVRFWEETSAPPENKPSLISSCPDPNKINFTPHGGSAFCRVSLLNSLLPSVDLLFRSLVPAGGCSNQSTSSCQTSPSGSRAAPPDPPAASTAAVIGDGPGETLAF